In one window of Arachis ipaensis cultivar K30076 chromosome B06, Araip1.1, whole genome shotgun sequence DNA:
- the LOC107645463 gene encoding guanylate kinase 2 isoform X3 translates to MELAKLQLQLEIKWIHPTVHGTKPLSSKGHSAVFLNDRILILKKGAKSDDQIWFLEVDTQYVRQQQKQLGTEVVAWSKGVTGNAEKPVVISGPSGVGKGTLISMLMKEFPSMFGFSVSHTTRAPRGMEKDGVHYHFTEKSVMEKEIKDGKFLEFASVHGNLYGTSVEAVEVVADAGKRCILDIDVQGARSVRSSSLEAVFIFVCPPSMEELEKRLRDRGTETEEQILKRLRNAAAEIEQGKSSNIFDFILYNDNLEECYEKLKKLLGLGGCVAATPKSAALRELNLPLDHSVSKIDDKIIINCISSGLEKESKNLIMLDVSALKGGAPGRTRGLDFQAIGSFSDGLIGMERLS, encoded by the exons ATGGAACTTGCAAAACTGCAACTACAATTGGAAATAAAATG GATTCATCCCACCGTGCATGGCACCAAACCTCTGTCGAGCAAAGGCCACTCCGCGGTGTTTTTGAACGACCGAATACTAATTCTTAAGAAGGGTGCCAAGTCAGATGATCAAATATGGTTTTTGGAG GTGGACACTCAATATGTTAGGCAGCAGCAAAAACAACTGGGGACTGAGGTTGTTGCGTGGAGTAAGGGAGTGACAGGTAATGCCGAGAAGCCGGTTGTTATCAGTGGACCTTCTGGGGTAGGCAAAGGAACACTGATATCAATGCTGATGAAGGAATTCCCATCCATGTTTGGTTTTTCGGTGAGCCACACCACTCGTGCACCAAGGGGCATGGAGAAAGATGGAGTCCATTACCATTTTACTGAGAAGAGTGTAATGGAGAAAGAGATTAAAGATGGAAAATTTCTTGAGTTTGCTTCTGTCCATGGTAATTTGTATGGGACCAGTGTTGAGGCTGTTGAAGTAGTAGCAGATGCTGGGAAA AGATGTATTCTTGATATTGATGTTCAAGGCGCCAGATCCGTGAGGTCTAGTTCTCTTGAAGCCGTATTCATATTTGTTTGTCCCCCATCAATGGAAGAGCTGGAGAAGCGCCTTCGTGACAG AGGGACAGAGACAGAAGAACAAATCTTGAAGCGACTCCGAAATGCTGCAGCTGAGATCGAGCAAGGGAAATCATCAAACATATTTGATTTCATCTTATACAATGATAACCTTGAGGAGTGTTACGAGAAACTCAAG AAATTATTGGGACTCGGTGGTTGTGTTGCTGCTACACCTAAATCAG CAGCACTTAGAGAGTTAAATCTACCATTGGATCATTCGGTGTCAAAAATCGATGACAAGATTATCATAAACTGCATCTCTTCTGGACTGGAGAAGGAATCAAAGAATTT AATCATGTTGGATGTCTCCGCGCTCAAAGGAGGCGCACCCGGACGGACAAGAGGATTGGATTTTCAGGCTATCGGCTCGTTTTCGGATGGTTTGATTGGGATGGAAAGGCTTAGCTAA
- the LOC107645463 gene encoding guanylate kinase 1 isoform X2 has product MGEAPAFLVDDLQNEPLNGFELKNGTCKTATTIGNKMYVIGGADDGTLSIEVQIFDRSLGEWIHPTVHGTKPLSSKGHSAVFLNDRILILKKGAKSDDQIWFLEVDTQYVRQQQKQLGTEVVAWSKGVTGNAEKPVVISGPSGVGKGTLISMLMKEFPSMFGFSVSHTTRAPRGMEKDGVHYHFTEKSVMEKEIKDGKFLEFASVHGNLYGTSVEAVEVVADAGKRCILDIDVQGARSVRSSSLEAVFIFVCPPSMEELEKRLRDRGTETEEQILKRLRNAAAEIEQGKSSNIFDFILYNDNLEECYEKLKKLLGLGGCVAATPKSALRELNLPLDHSVSKIDDKIIINCISSGLEKESKNLIMLDVSALKGGAPGRTRGLDFQAIGSFSDGLIGMERLS; this is encoded by the exons ATG GGAGAAGCACCAGCATTCCTTGTTGATGACCTTCAGAATGAGCCTCTTAATGGATTTGAATTGAAAAATGGAACTTGCAAAACTGCAACTACAATTGGAAATAAAATG TATGTCATTGGTGGCGCTGATGATGGAACTTTGTCCATTGAAGTTCAAATTTTTGACCGTAGTCTTGGAGAATG GATTCATCCCACCGTGCATGGCACCAAACCTCTGTCGAGCAAAGGCCACTCCGCGGTGTTTTTGAACGACCGAATACTAATTCTTAAGAAGGGTGCCAAGTCAGATGATCAAATATGGTTTTTGGAG GTGGACACTCAATATGTTAGGCAGCAGCAAAAACAACTGGGGACTGAGGTTGTTGCGTGGAGTAAGGGAGTGACAGGTAATGCCGAGAAGCCGGTTGTTATCAGTGGACCTTCTGGGGTAGGCAAAGGAACACTGATATCAATGCTGATGAAGGAATTCCCATCCATGTTTGGTTTTTCGGTGAGCCACACCACTCGTGCACCAAGGGGCATGGAGAAAGATGGAGTCCATTACCATTTTACTGAGAAGAGTGTAATGGAGAAAGAGATTAAAGATGGAAAATTTCTTGAGTTTGCTTCTGTCCATGGTAATTTGTATGGGACCAGTGTTGAGGCTGTTGAAGTAGTAGCAGATGCTGGGAAA AGATGTATTCTTGATATTGATGTTCAAGGCGCCAGATCCGTGAGGTCTAGTTCTCTTGAAGCCGTATTCATATTTGTTTGTCCCCCATCAATGGAAGAGCTGGAGAAGCGCCTTCGTGACAG AGGGACAGAGACAGAAGAACAAATCTTGAAGCGACTCCGAAATGCTGCAGCTGAGATCGAGCAAGGGAAATCATCAAACATATTTGATTTCATCTTATACAATGATAACCTTGAGGAGTGTTACGAGAAACTCAAG AAATTATTGGGACTCGGTGGTTGTGTTGCTGCTACACCTAAATCAG CACTTAGAGAGTTAAATCTACCATTGGATCATTCGGTGTCAAAAATCGATGACAAGATTATCATAAACTGCATCTCTTCTGGACTGGAGAAGGAATCAAAGAATTT AATCATGTTGGATGTCTCCGCGCTCAAAGGAGGCGCACCCGGACGGACAAGAGGATTGGATTTTCAGGCTATCGGCTCGTTTTCGGATGGTTTGATTGGGATGGAAAGGCTTAGCTAA
- the LOC107645463 gene encoding guanylate kinase 1 isoform X1, whose translation MGEAPAFLVDDLQNEPLNGFELKNGTCKTATTIGNKMYVIGGADDGTLSIEVQIFDRSLGEWIHPTVHGTKPLSSKGHSAVFLNDRILILKKGAKSDDQIWFLEVDTQYVRQQQKQLGTEVVAWSKGVTGNAEKPVVISGPSGVGKGTLISMLMKEFPSMFGFSVSHTTRAPRGMEKDGVHYHFTEKSVMEKEIKDGKFLEFASVHGNLYGTSVEAVEVVADAGKRCILDIDVQGARSVRSSSLEAVFIFVCPPSMEELEKRLRDRGTETEEQILKRLRNAAAEIEQGKSSNIFDFILYNDNLEECYEKLKKLLGLGGCVAATPKSAALRELNLPLDHSVSKIDDKIIINCISSGLEKESKNLIMLDVSALKGGAPGRTRGLDFQAIGSFSDGLIGMERLS comes from the exons ATG GGAGAAGCACCAGCATTCCTTGTTGATGACCTTCAGAATGAGCCTCTTAATGGATTTGAATTGAAAAATGGAACTTGCAAAACTGCAACTACAATTGGAAATAAAATG TATGTCATTGGTGGCGCTGATGATGGAACTTTGTCCATTGAAGTTCAAATTTTTGACCGTAGTCTTGGAGAATG GATTCATCCCACCGTGCATGGCACCAAACCTCTGTCGAGCAAAGGCCACTCCGCGGTGTTTTTGAACGACCGAATACTAATTCTTAAGAAGGGTGCCAAGTCAGATGATCAAATATGGTTTTTGGAG GTGGACACTCAATATGTTAGGCAGCAGCAAAAACAACTGGGGACTGAGGTTGTTGCGTGGAGTAAGGGAGTGACAGGTAATGCCGAGAAGCCGGTTGTTATCAGTGGACCTTCTGGGGTAGGCAAAGGAACACTGATATCAATGCTGATGAAGGAATTCCCATCCATGTTTGGTTTTTCGGTGAGCCACACCACTCGTGCACCAAGGGGCATGGAGAAAGATGGAGTCCATTACCATTTTACTGAGAAGAGTGTAATGGAGAAAGAGATTAAAGATGGAAAATTTCTTGAGTTTGCTTCTGTCCATGGTAATTTGTATGGGACCAGTGTTGAGGCTGTTGAAGTAGTAGCAGATGCTGGGAAA AGATGTATTCTTGATATTGATGTTCAAGGCGCCAGATCCGTGAGGTCTAGTTCTCTTGAAGCCGTATTCATATTTGTTTGTCCCCCATCAATGGAAGAGCTGGAGAAGCGCCTTCGTGACAG AGGGACAGAGACAGAAGAACAAATCTTGAAGCGACTCCGAAATGCTGCAGCTGAGATCGAGCAAGGGAAATCATCAAACATATTTGATTTCATCTTATACAATGATAACCTTGAGGAGTGTTACGAGAAACTCAAG AAATTATTGGGACTCGGTGGTTGTGTTGCTGCTACACCTAAATCAG CAGCACTTAGAGAGTTAAATCTACCATTGGATCATTCGGTGTCAAAAATCGATGACAAGATTATCATAAACTGCATCTCTTCTGGACTGGAGAAGGAATCAAAGAATTT AATCATGTTGGATGTCTCCGCGCTCAAAGGAGGCGCACCCGGACGGACAAGAGGATTGGATTTTCAGGCTATCGGCTCGTTTTCGGATGGTTTGATTGGGATGGAAAGGCTTAGCTAA